A genomic stretch from Anaerolinea thermophila UNI-1 includes:
- the hutI gene encoding imidazolonepropionase, translating into MLIHSAGQLLTLAGGVQRGKALGNLGIIEDGALLIRSEQIVDVGKTADLLAKYPAEPRLDAQGKVVMPGFVDPHTHLVFAGDRAAEFEMRLQGKTYLEILQAGGGILSTVRATRAASVDELVQQAAERAKIMLKHGTTTLEAKSGYGLEWQSELRQMEALLRLDSQGILEIHPTFLAAHAIPEEYHDFPSQYVEQICEVMLPELRRWWIRNADARPLPFVDVFCERGAFTLPQSRRILETARELGFPLKIHADEFENLGGVRMALELGAISVDHLVKTSPEEIALLGNSQTVAVSLPCTPFGLAEAEYTPARAILDANGILALASDFNPGTAWCGNMQFVIALACRYLKLTPAQAIAAATINAAAAIRQEKRIGSLEVGKQADILILSVEDYRHLGYRFGVNLVEHVIKRGKVVL; encoded by the coding sequence ATGCTCATTCATTCAGCCGGTCAATTACTCACGCTTGCCGGGGGAGTGCAACGCGGAAAAGCGCTGGGAAACCTCGGCATCATCGAAGATGGCGCCCTGCTCATTCGGAGTGAACAAATTGTGGATGTGGGAAAAACCGCCGATTTGCTGGCGAAATACCCCGCCGAACCCCGCCTGGATGCGCAGGGCAAAGTGGTCATGCCGGGGTTTGTGGATCCGCATACGCATCTGGTTTTTGCCGGAGACCGCGCCGCCGAGTTTGAGATGCGCCTGCAGGGCAAAACCTATCTGGAAATCCTGCAAGCCGGCGGCGGCATCCTCTCCACCGTACGCGCCACCCGCGCTGCCAGTGTGGATGAACTGGTTCAGCAAGCCGCTGAGCGGGCAAAGATTATGCTGAAACACGGCACCACCACCCTGGAAGCCAAAAGCGGTTATGGACTGGAGTGGCAGTCGGAACTGCGCCAGATGGAAGCCCTGCTCCGTCTGGATTCACAAGGTATACTCGAAATTCATCCTACCTTTCTGGCGGCGCATGCCATCCCCGAAGAGTACCACGATTTTCCCAGCCAGTACGTGGAACAAATTTGCGAGGTGATGCTCCCGGAACTGCGCCGCTGGTGGATTCGCAACGCCGATGCGCGCCCCTTGCCGTTTGTGGATGTGTTCTGCGAGCGCGGCGCGTTCACCCTGCCCCAATCCCGCCGCATCCTGGAGACGGCAAGGGAATTGGGTTTCCCCCTCAAAATCCATGCCGATGAATTTGAGAATCTGGGCGGGGTACGTATGGCGCTGGAACTGGGCGCGATCAGCGTAGATCATCTGGTCAAGACCTCGCCGGAAGAAATTGCCCTGCTGGGCAACAGCCAGACGGTCGCGGTGAGTTTGCCCTGCACACCTTTTGGGCTGGCAGAGGCTGAATACACCCCCGCCAGAGCCATTCTGGACGCCAACGGCATCCTTGCCCTTGCCAGCGACTTCAACCCCGGAACGGCATGGTGCGGCAACATGCAGTTTGTGATTGCGCTGGCATGCCGCTACCTGAAACTCACCCCGGCGCAAGCCATTGCCGCGGCAACCATCAATGCGGCAGCGGCAATTCGACAGGAAAAGCGCATCGGCTCTCTGGAAGTGGGTAAGCAAGCGGATATTCTCATCCTTTCGGTGGAAGATTACCGCCACCTTGGATATCGTTTTGGCGTCAATCTGGTTGAACATGTCATCAAGCGTGGAAAGGTTGTTTTATGA
- a CDS encoding CinA family protein, translated as MTKENEEILSLSREVGDLLRQHGWYLVTAESCTGGLVGNWITDIPGSSDYYLGGVIAYANEVKQALLGVSASSLAQFGAVSPEVAREMASGIRHLFSQKFPIEKLVGIGVTGVAGPGGGTPQKPVGLVWIAVEAPQVQRVERFLWQGDRRQNKAFSAYRALSLLKEELLAWEESTHGKR; from the coding sequence ATGACGAAGGAAAACGAAGAAATCCTGTCTCTGTCCCGAGAAGTGGGCGATCTTTTGCGTCAGCATGGCTGGTACCTGGTCACCGCAGAGTCCTGTACCGGTGGGTTGGTAGGCAATTGGATTACGGATATCCCGGGTTCGTCGGATTACTATCTGGGAGGCGTGATTGCCTATGCCAACGAGGTCAAGCAAGCCCTGCTGGGCGTATCAGCGTCTTCGCTGGCACAATTCGGCGCGGTCAGCCCGGAAGTTGCCCGCGAAATGGCTTCAGGTATTCGCCATTTGTTCTCGCAAAAGTTTCCCATAGAAAAACTGGTAGGTATTGGGGTGACCGGCGTTGCAGGTCCCGGGGGTGGTACACCTCAAAAACCTGTTGGGTTGGTCTGGATTGCTGTGGAGGCACCGCAAGTCCAACGCGTAGAGCGCTTTCTCTGGCAGGGAGATCGTCGTCAAAACAAAGCCTTTTCGGCATATAGAGCATTGAGCCTGTTAAAAGAAGAATTACTGGCTTGGGAGGAATCTACTCATGGAAAACGGTGA
- a CDS encoding MGDG synthase family glycosyltransferase, which produces MENGERKRVLILTADAGFGHRSAALAIEAALQQKYGNLVETRVVNPLDDRRTPFFLRDSQADYDRLVRRVPELYKLGYDASDTIITSAIVESAITVLLYEVMLDLVRDAKPDVIVTTYPMYLSPLEAIFIMYGRDIPLVTVVTDLATVHRMWFSKAVDACLVPNEIVRDLAINYGLSPEQVYITGIPVNPALNRKEGKDKISLRRALGWREDLTTVLAVGSRRVDRLLDTLNVLNHFGAPLQLAVVAGKDENLYRQLQEVEWHVPVHLYEFVTNMPDMLLAADCVISKAGGLIVTESLAAGCPMMLIDVIPGQETGNAELVVSGGAGDLARSDREVLEVMAHWMMDNQRLLKERAKNAAAMGRPQAAFEVAELAYQFALRGPARHRHLFTRRTLIDLFNRNQVRWSRTEDLSTLSRSEDQTS; this is translated from the coding sequence ATGGAAAACGGTGAGAGAAAACGGGTACTAATTTTGACGGCGGATGCCGGTTTTGGGCATCGCAGTGCAGCATTGGCAATAGAGGCGGCATTACAGCAAAAATACGGAAACCTGGTTGAGACTCGCGTGGTCAATCCGCTGGATGACCGGCGCACGCCGTTCTTCCTGCGCGACTCTCAGGCAGATTACGACCGTCTGGTGCGGCGGGTGCCGGAACTCTATAAACTGGGCTACGATGCCAGCGATACCATTATTACCAGCGCGATTGTGGAAAGCGCGATTACCGTTTTGCTGTATGAGGTGATGCTGGATTTAGTGCGGGATGCCAAACCTGACGTCATTGTCACCACGTATCCCATGTACCTGAGTCCACTGGAAGCCATTTTCATCATGTATGGGCGCGATATCCCTCTGGTGACCGTGGTGACTGATCTGGCAACCGTGCACCGGATGTGGTTCAGCAAAGCCGTGGATGCCTGCCTGGTGCCAAACGAAATTGTGCGCGATCTGGCCATTAACTACGGTTTAAGCCCTGAGCAGGTGTATATCACCGGCATTCCGGTCAACCCAGCCCTGAATCGCAAAGAGGGAAAGGATAAGATCTCTCTACGACGTGCGCTGGGCTGGCGGGAGGACCTTACCACCGTTCTGGCTGTGGGCAGTCGGCGTGTGGACCGCTTACTGGATACGCTGAACGTGCTCAACCATTTTGGCGCGCCCTTGCAGTTAGCCGTAGTGGCGGGCAAGGACGAGAATCTGTACCGCCAGCTGCAGGAAGTTGAGTGGCACGTGCCGGTGCATCTGTACGAATTTGTAACCAACATGCCCGATATGCTTCTGGCGGCGGATTGTGTCATCTCCAAAGCGGGGGGCTTGATTGTCACCGAATCGCTGGCGGCGGGATGCCCAATGATGCTCATTGATGTCATCCCCGGGCAGGAAACCGGTAACGCCGAACTGGTCGTCAGTGGTGGTGCTGGTGATTTAGCCCGCAGTGACCGCGAAGTGCTGGAAGTCATGGCACACTGGATGATGGACAATCAACGCTTGCTGAAAGAACGGGCAAAGAATGCGGCGGCCATGGGACGTCCGCAGGCGGCATTTGAGGTGGCGGAACTGGCATACCAGTTTGCTTTGCGAGGTCCGGCGCGACACCGACATCTCTTTACCCGCCGCACGCTGATTGACCTGTTCAACCGTAACCAGGTGCGCTGGAGTCGCACGGAAGATTTAAGTACACTTTCGCGCTCTGAAGATCAAACCTCGTAA
- a CDS encoding S8 family serine peptidase: MKPQRLLWNILSIVMVVALVFGWNTPTPVVAQSSGPVDRSQFKPERLSGEVSSDAVERLSQKSGIVDVVVELEEEPTAVTFAKARETMSLESANELAANRLKALEAAQRNLLAQMDKAGIGQKVLFQTQRVFNGIYMKVDAKKIREIARMPGVKAVLPLVPKELDNNYSVPLIGAPQVWQSYLVRGEGVKVGIIDTGIDYLHTDFGGSGTGYDTNDFTVDEPGFADGYPSAKVVGGWDFAGDAYDANDSASVPQPDPDPMDCNGHGSHVAGTVAGYGTNTDGTTYIGGYSTTTPFTSAMDIGPGVAPLAKLYALRVFGCSGSTNLTDAAIEWATDPNKDGKFDDRLDVINMSLGSSYGSEFDTSAIASNNAALVGVIVVASAGNSSDTHYITGAPGVATRAISVASSQDAGNINTTSQFSVNGGSQAGLKPAVEAAFGADLAVTGDITADLGYDSTNPQGCTAFASGTFTGKVALISRGGCTFVTKVKNAQNAGAVAVIVFNNVAGAPFVMGGSDPTITIPSVMTDLGTGNALVTALGSETVNVTLSAQWRYSLRTDPGPTASLIDQPSSFTSRGPRRVDSFLKPDIAAPGDTIYSVAVRTGKYGTSMSGTSMAAPHMTGVMALMRQWKPTWTVEELKANVMNTATYDITPGTTKYAPQRVGAGRVNVPAALTNEVILYNAQDAGAVSVSFGAPQVTALTSWTKTVRVVNKGGTAMTYTPSIVQRTQVPGVTFELLDSSDAPLTSLTVPAGGSVEFKLKMTADPAGMTHPRDATMAASQTIARFWMAEASGLIVLTPASGTALRLPYYAAPRPASTLHAASTSVTVDSTGAALVSLAGNPVDTSTIAAPPVGEISLTTAFELLGTSPNENLNTGNAALEAVLDAADLKYVGVMTDAHLYPTTGVEDPDATLYFAIATHGQWSTLNEVEFDVYIDVNQDGTDDYVLFTWNYGRASGGSNPTDTFVTVLYDLAGGTMLVESYVNLYSPASIDTVAFNNSVVVLPVYTADFLTNTDSSFNFYVATFAREAENAVDQSAVMTYDAAHPALDTTGGYTGLPVWYPGDDIPVQVHYTAGRDAGNLLLLYHHNAEDATIKRAEVVKVFDHFTYMPAIVK; the protein is encoded by the coding sequence ATGAAACCCCAAAGATTGCTTTGGAATATCCTTTCCATCGTCATGGTCGTAGCCCTGGTGTTCGGCTGGAATACCCCCACACCGGTGGTTGCGCAATCCAGCGGTCCAGTGGATCGCTCGCAGTTTAAGCCTGAGCGCCTTTCTGGTGAAGTTTCCAGCGATGCGGTAGAACGGCTGAGTCAGAAGAGCGGCATCGTGGATGTGGTTGTAGAACTGGAAGAAGAGCCCACCGCGGTGACCTTTGCCAAAGCCCGTGAAACCATGAGTCTGGAAAGCGCCAATGAACTGGCGGCAAACCGCTTAAAGGCGCTGGAAGCCGCGCAGAGAAACCTGCTGGCGCAAATGGATAAAGCCGGGATTGGACAAAAAGTCCTCTTCCAAACCCAGCGCGTCTTCAACGGTATCTATATGAAGGTGGATGCCAAGAAGATTCGCGAAATTGCCCGCATGCCCGGCGTGAAAGCCGTCCTGCCCCTTGTCCCCAAAGAACTGGACAATAACTACAGCGTGCCCTTGATTGGCGCACCGCAGGTCTGGCAGTCCTATCTTGTGCGCGGTGAAGGTGTGAAAGTTGGTATCATCGACACCGGGATTGACTATCTGCATACTGACTTTGGCGGTTCCGGCACGGGTTACGACACCAATGACTTCACCGTGGATGAACCCGGCTTTGCCGATGGTTATCCCAGCGCTAAGGTGGTAGGCGGTTGGGACTTCGCCGGCGATGCCTACGATGCTAACGACTCCGCCAGTGTACCTCAACCCGACCCCGACCCCATGGACTGCAACGGACACGGTTCACATGTAGCCGGTACTGTGGCAGGCTATGGTACCAACACAGACGGTACCACCTACATCGGCGGGTACAGCACCACCACCCCCTTTACTTCCGCTATGGATATTGGTCCAGGCGTAGCCCCGCTGGCGAAACTGTATGCCTTACGGGTTTTCGGCTGCAGTGGCTCCACCAACCTGACCGATGCCGCGATTGAATGGGCAACCGACCCGAACAAGGACGGCAAATTTGATGACCGCCTGGACGTGATCAACATGTCGCTGGGCTCGTCCTATGGCTCGGAGTTTGACACCTCTGCTATTGCTTCGAATAACGCCGCCCTGGTGGGCGTGATTGTGGTGGCTTCGGCGGGCAACAGCAGTGATACCCATTACATCACCGGCGCGCCGGGTGTGGCAACCCGCGCCATCAGCGTGGCTTCCTCGCAGGATGCCGGGAACATTAATACCACCAGTCAGTTCAGCGTTAACGGCGGTTCGCAGGCTGGACTGAAACCCGCCGTAGAAGCGGCTTTCGGTGCCGACCTGGCGGTGACGGGCGACATCACCGCTGATCTGGGATACGATTCCACGAATCCACAAGGTTGTACCGCTTTCGCGTCTGGAACTTTCACGGGTAAAGTCGCATTAATCAGCCGTGGAGGATGCACCTTTGTTACCAAGGTGAAAAATGCTCAAAATGCCGGTGCTGTAGCCGTGATTGTGTTTAACAACGTCGCCGGTGCGCCTTTTGTGATGGGGGGAAGCGATCCTACCATTACCATTCCTTCGGTTATGACTGATCTTGGTACCGGCAACGCTCTGGTCACCGCACTTGGAAGCGAAACGGTTAATGTCACCCTTTCGGCGCAGTGGCGCTACAGCCTGCGCACTGATCCCGGACCAACCGCTTCCCTCATTGATCAGCCTTCTTCCTTCACCAGCCGCGGTCCTCGCCGGGTAGATTCCTTCCTGAAACCGGATATTGCCGCTCCCGGCGACACCATCTACTCGGTTGCTGTGAGAACCGGAAAATATGGCACCAGCATGAGCGGTACTTCGATGGCGGCGCCGCACATGACCGGCGTGATGGCGTTGATGCGCCAGTGGAAGCCCACCTGGACGGTGGAAGAACTCAAAGCCAATGTGATGAACACCGCTACGTACGACATCACCCCCGGAACAACCAAATATGCCCCACAGCGGGTAGGTGCCGGCCGGGTGAATGTCCCTGCCGCGCTGACCAACGAAGTCATCCTGTACAACGCGCAGGATGCCGGCGCGGTGAGCGTGTCCTTTGGCGCGCCGCAGGTGACTGCCCTGACTTCATGGACGAAGACAGTGCGGGTGGTCAATAAGGGCGGAACCGCCATGACTTACACTCCGTCCATCGTCCAGCGCACTCAGGTGCCAGGTGTGACCTTTGAACTGCTGGATAGCAGTGATGCGCCGCTAACCAGCCTGACCGTGCCTGCGGGCGGGAGTGTGGAATTCAAACTGAAGATGACCGCCGATCCCGCCGGGATGACCCATCCGCGTGATGCGACGATGGCGGCGTCCCAAACCATTGCACGTTTCTGGATGGCAGAAGCCAGCGGCTTGATCGTGCTGACCCCTGCCAGCGGCACCGCTCTGCGCCTGCCCTACTACGCCGCTCCGCGTCCCGCCTCTACCCTGCACGCGGCTTCGACCAGCGTGACTGTGGATAGCACCGGCGCCGCCCTGGTAAGCCTGGCTGGCAACCCGGTGGATACCAGCACCATTGCGGCTCCGCCGGTGGGTGAAATTTCCCTCACCACTGCCTTTGAACTGCTGGGCACCAGCCCCAATGAGAATTTGAACACCGGCAACGCCGCACTGGAAGCCGTCCTTGACGCCGCCGACCTGAAGTACGTTGGCGTCATGACCGACGCCCACCTCTACCCGACAACCGGCGTGGAAGACCCGGATGCCACTCTGTACTTCGCCATTGCCACCCACGGACAATGGTCCACGCTCAACGAAGTGGAGTTTGACGTCTACATTGACGTGAACCAGGATGGCACAGATGATTATGTGCTCTTTACCTGGAACTACGGGCGGGCGAGTGGCGGCAGTAATCCTACCGATACCTTTGTCACCGTGTTGTATGATCTCGCTGGCGGCACTATGCTCGTAGAGTCTTACGTCAACCTCTACAGCCCAGCGTCTATCGACACCGTAGCCTTTAACAATAGTGTAGTCGTCCTGCCGGTTTACACCGCAGACTTCCTGACCAACACCGACAGTTCATTCAACTTCTACGTGGCGACCTTTGCCCGCGAAGCCGAAAATGCGGTGGATCAGAGCGCAGTGATGACCTACGATGCCGCACATCCAGCCCTGGATACCACCGGCGGTTATACCGGTTTACCGGTCTGGTACCCCGGCGATGATATCCCCGTTCAGGTGCACTACACTGCCGGGCGCGATGCAGGCAACCTGCTTCTGCTCTATCATCACAACGCCGAGGATGCTACGATCAAACGGGCTGAGGTGGTGAAAGTGTTTGACCACTTCACCTATATGCCCGCCATCGTGAAGTAA
- a CDS encoding SDR family oxidoreductase: MKTVLITGATDGIGKQTALQLARHGWRVLLHGRNSQRGEEVVGEILDEMPHAQVEYLNADLSSLNEVRQLARTVLALTPRLDALVNNAGGFFPQRQLSRDGLEMNFAVNHLAHFLLTNLLLGLLQSSAPARVVTVSSVIHRNARLNFEDLQLEQSYNGTRAYATSKLMNVLFAAELARRMEGKGVTSNSLHPGVVATKMLQSAFPSMQGGSPVDGAATSVYLVTSPDVEGVTGKYFENKQIAPHHPLADDPEACARLWEISARLAGVG; encoded by the coding sequence ATGAAAACGGTCTTAATTACAGGTGCAACAGATGGGATTGGAAAGCAGACAGCCTTGCAACTGGCTCGTCATGGCTGGCGGGTGCTTTTACATGGACGAAATTCTCAACGGGGCGAGGAGGTTGTTGGGGAAATCCTGGATGAGATGCCCCATGCTCAGGTGGAGTATCTCAATGCGGATTTAAGTTCTCTCAACGAAGTGCGCCAACTGGCGCGGACTGTGCTTGCCCTTACCCCACGGCTGGATGCTCTTGTGAATAACGCGGGGGGCTTCTTTCCTCAGCGTCAACTCAGCCGGGACGGCTTGGAGATGAACTTTGCCGTCAATCACCTGGCGCATTTTTTGCTGACCAACCTGCTTCTCGGACTTTTACAGTCCAGTGCGCCTGCACGGGTGGTCACAGTCAGTTCGGTGATTCACCGGAATGCCCGCCTGAATTTCGAAGACCTGCAACTTGAGCAAAGTTATAACGGTACGCGAGCGTATGCTACTTCAAAGTTAATGAATGTGCTCTTTGCCGCTGAACTGGCGCGCCGTATGGAGGGTAAAGGCGTTACCTCCAACAGTTTACACCCCGGGGTGGTGGCGACCAAAATGCTCCAGAGTGCTTTCCCGTCTATGCAGGGGGGCTCTCCTGTTGATGGGGCAGCCACCAGCGTTTATCTGGTGACCTCACCGGACGTGGAAGGTGTAACCGGCAAATACTTTGAGAATAAGCAAATCGCTCCTCACCATCCTCTGGCGGATGATCCCGAGGCATGTGCTCGCTTGTGGGAAATCAGCGCGCGTCTGGCTGGTGTGGGTTAG
- a CDS encoding HD domain-containing protein encodes MPTIEQARGWYSSADSVHDFDHILRVYQTAQHLGKIEGADMEILHAAVLLHDAIGSAPGEQARKAHHLASAEFAATILRLEGWDDERIAAVQHCIRTHRYRGTGEVPETIEAKILFDADKLDVLGAVGVARVIAYAALNRQPFYAEPSRQFLEQGILEPGEPHSAYHEYLFKLRKIKDRLFTTSARQLAEERDTYLREFFERFAREMRGEA; translated from the coding sequence ATGCCTACCATCGAACAGGCACGCGGCTGGTATTCCAGTGCCGACAGTGTCCACGATTTTGATCACATTTTACGGGTATATCAAACCGCCCAACATTTAGGCAAAATCGAAGGCGCAGATATGGAAATCCTGCATGCGGCAGTGCTTCTGCACGACGCCATAGGCAGTGCACCGGGCGAGCAAGCCCGCAAGGCACATCATCTTGCTTCGGCAGAGTTCGCCGCAACAATCCTGCGTTTGGAGGGTTGGGACGATGAACGCATTGCTGCCGTCCAGCACTGTATCCGCACCCACCGCTACCGCGGCACAGGAGAAGTGCCTGAAACCATCGAAGCCAAAATCCTCTTTGACGCCGATAAACTGGACGTACTGGGTGCTGTGGGAGTGGCACGGGTCATTGCTTATGCCGCGCTCAACAGGCAACCTTTTTATGCCGAACCCTCACGTCAATTTCTGGAGCAGGGCATCCTCGAACCGGGCGAACCCCACAGCGCGTACCATGAATATCTCTTTAAATTGAGAAAAATCAAGGATCGCTTGTTTACCACCAGCGCACGTCAACTGGCGGAGGAACGCGATACCTACTTGCGGGAATTTTTTGAGCGCTTCGCCCGCGAAATGCGCGGCGAAGCCTAA
- a CDS encoding tubulin-like doman-containing protein, translated as MKRGALVIGLGGSGAKVVARLRQKLALTSSPFESRVQFLAFDRHQPTGTTGRLPQTHAFLTHLNASRGESAQAQQTRSSVRTLLVEDLRQGESSQVLRSLGEAIEVLRQFDINRLDIFLVASTFGLTGSAWAVDIAHLARHLAAEMKPRVIGVFLTPETLQASIPVTREHRLRHFVVLKELEAFQRERPWKQPYPLYPSSPVEGLPPALHQRPFDTLQILDCNAREIPGDTHAIPATADVIYYQLDAQVSAVLEEAAQYSPIQGNACFDTAGVYSVIHPSQYLLNQARYQLILEVLQTFFPVETDPLSGVPTHLVEPLALRPDSPYGKLNEWLKDVHRSGILQDIVQAAEVPAHQQGAQHERLNTRGLTAWKMILYQAEGAEHALPSGTEMPESLQPFREAHWNIFLRTLLERLTTPDPKMGTPGQYLERLLEASRRYTADLKEILNLWEKQGENAENETLREQIREAQQQWEARRRSFTGRLIPGHVQDAERQFLELKQRQVFYHQREVVVKTILEIAEKMRELLEKLNGFYQNLLQALIFHPDSVFNIARMELSGLKRELEKEKRIPSQELVIDEHFERHRVQTVKQAFLEEFPALIEHFLHSGVLRAELDNGEFSIPYPIERSSESETEEVDLSDPHLPPQALASHLNRMLGETFATWLLREQPGNTVLSFLSYISSRADQVAQRMAQKSEPLLRTISPVQNLRSFLFMPASSIPLESPYPLSLRGELREQIGDIYLIQTENPDELALFRVYHGIALDQMWTLEENEPRPLNPAELKPHILWIV; from the coding sequence ATGAAGCGTGGGGCACTGGTGATTGGTTTAGGGGGAAGCGGAGCGAAAGTCGTAGCCCGTCTGCGCCAGAAACTGGCTTTGACGTCCTCTCCTTTTGAGTCGCGTGTGCAGTTCCTTGCCTTCGATCGCCATCAACCCACCGGCACCACCGGCAGGCTGCCACAAACTCACGCCTTTCTGACACACCTCAACGCCAGCCGAGGAGAATCCGCACAAGCCCAGCAAACTCGCAGTTCTGTAAGAACCCTCCTGGTAGAAGATTTGCGGCAGGGTGAATCTTCGCAGGTATTGCGTTCCCTTGGTGAAGCCATTGAAGTCCTCAGGCAGTTCGACATCAACCGTCTGGATATTTTTCTGGTTGCCAGTACGTTCGGTTTGACCGGAAGCGCCTGGGCAGTGGATATAGCACACCTTGCCCGCCACCTCGCCGCGGAGATGAAACCGCGCGTCATTGGCGTATTCCTGACCCCTGAAACATTACAAGCCAGTATCCCGGTCACCCGCGAACACCGCTTACGCCATTTTGTGGTGCTGAAGGAACTGGAAGCCTTTCAACGGGAACGTCCGTGGAAACAACCCTATCCCCTGTATCCATCTTCTCCGGTAGAGGGTCTGCCTCCTGCTCTCCACCAACGTCCTTTCGACACCCTCCAGATTCTGGATTGCAATGCCCGCGAGATTCCCGGCGACACGCACGCTATCCCGGCTACCGCCGATGTGATCTATTATCAATTGGATGCGCAGGTCAGCGCTGTTCTGGAGGAAGCCGCCCAGTACTCGCCCATTCAAGGGAATGCCTGTTTCGATACTGCAGGGGTTTACTCGGTCATCCATCCCAGTCAGTATCTGCTCAATCAAGCCCGTTATCAGTTGATCCTCGAGGTACTGCAAACCTTCTTTCCGGTAGAAACTGATCCCCTCAGCGGCGTGCCAACTCACCTGGTGGAACCTCTCGCCCTGCGTCCGGACTCACCCTACGGGAAATTGAATGAATGGTTGAAAGACGTTCACCGTTCAGGAATTTTGCAGGATATTGTACAGGCAGCTGAAGTTCCTGCGCATCAACAGGGGGCACAACACGAACGCCTGAACACTCGCGGACTGACCGCCTGGAAGATGATTCTGTACCAGGCAGAAGGAGCAGAACACGCGCTGCCTTCCGGGACGGAGATGCCCGAAAGCCTCCAACCTTTCCGGGAAGCACACTGGAATATTTTCCTGCGCACCCTCCTTGAGAGATTGACCACTCCAGACCCCAAAATGGGCACTCCGGGGCAGTATCTGGAACGCCTGCTGGAAGCCTCCCGGCGCTATACGGCTGATTTAAAAGAGATTTTGAATCTTTGGGAGAAACAGGGGGAAAATGCCGAAAACGAAACCCTGCGCGAACAAATTCGCGAAGCCCAGCAACAATGGGAGGCACGCCGGCGCTCGTTTACCGGCAGGTTGATTCCCGGGCACGTGCAGGATGCCGAACGACAGTTCCTGGAACTCAAGCAACGCCAGGTGTTCTACCATCAGCGTGAGGTGGTGGTGAAAACCATCCTGGAGATTGCCGAAAAAATGAGAGAATTGCTGGAAAAGTTGAACGGTTTTTACCAGAACCTGCTCCAGGCGCTGATTTTCCACCCCGACAGTGTTTTCAACATTGCCCGTATGGAATTGAGCGGGCTGAAGCGGGAATTGGAAAAGGAAAAACGCATCCCTTCTCAGGAACTGGTGATAGACGAACACTTCGAACGCCATCGTGTGCAAACCGTCAAACAGGCGTTCTTAGAGGAATTTCCTGCACTGATCGAGCATTTTCTGCATTCTGGGGTCCTGCGCGCCGAACTGGACAACGGCGAATTTTCCATCCCCTATCCCATTGAACGCTCATCGGAGAGCGAGACAGAGGAAGTGGATTTGAGCGATCCCCATCTGCCGCCCCAAGCCCTTGCCAGCCATCTCAACCGCATGCTGGGCGAGACCTTTGCAACCTGGTTGCTCCGAGAACAACCCGGGAACACCGTCCTGAGTTTCCTCAGTTACATTTCATCCCGCGCCGATCAGGTTGCCCAGCGAATGGCACAAAAGAGCGAACCACTTTTGCGCACCATCTCTCCGGTGCAAAACCTGCGCAGTTTTCTGTTCATGCCAGCCTCCAGCATTCCTCTGGAAAGCCCATATCCGCTCTCTCTGCGAGGGGAACTGCGGGAGCAGATTGGCGATATTTATCTGATTCAAACCGAAAATCCTGATGAACTTGCCCTGTTCAGGGTTTACCATGGGATTGCCCTGGACCAAATGTGGACGCTGGAAGAAAATGAACCGCGTCCTCTGAACCCGGCAGAACTCAAACCGCACATTTTATGGATTGTGTGA